A single window of Archangium gephyra DNA harbors:
- a CDS encoding STAS/SEC14 domain-containing protein: MASPPSPTASGFTFDDSLWPLLLIHFTGSPTTAELETYLAKRLEYMQRNEPHVLLYDTRNARMLSHAQTQRHVQWMKEHDALRRKTVMASVVVITSPALRLTASAVLHFWPAKTPYFFCANLSEGVRWAADWLQKAGHHVQANLVRQRYASHPGRPPGF, translated from the coding sequence ATGGCTTCACCCCCGTCCCCCACCGCCTCCGGTTTCACCTTCGACGACTCGCTGTGGCCCCTGCTCCTCATCCACTTCACGGGCAGCCCCACCACGGCCGAGCTGGAGACGTACCTGGCGAAGCGGCTCGAGTACATGCAACGCAACGAGCCCCACGTGCTCCTCTACGACACGCGCAACGCGCGCATGCTGTCCCACGCGCAGACCCAGCGGCACGTGCAGTGGATGAAGGAGCATGACGCGCTCCGCCGCAAGACGGTGATGGCCAGCGTCGTCGTCATCACCTCGCCCGCCCTCCGGCTGACGGCGAGCGCCGTCCTCCACTTCTGGCCGGCGAAGACGCCGTACTTCTTCTGCGCCAACCTGTCCGAGGGCGTGCGGTGGGCGGCGGACTGGTTGCAGAAGGCCGGCCATCACGTCCAGGCCAACCTCGTGCGCCAGCGCTACGCCTCGCATCCGGGCAGGCCCCCGGGGTTCTAG
- a CDS encoding ABC transporter substrate-binding protein: MRFGFLVVALSALCLAAGGCKKEQSGEGSAKQGVKEQKPLRMGFFPNITHGQALVGNASGAFQQAVPGIEMKMFNAGPAAMEALSSGSLDVSYVGTGPAINTFLKGGRELRVIAAAADSGAVLVTKTARTPAELKGKTLGTPQLGNTQDIALRHWLGQQGMKVGQDVTVTPLSNPDILGLFLNGRIEGAWVPEPWGARMVAEGGGHILLDERDLWPERRFHTTVLVTTQKTLKERPEQLKQLLRAHVELTRQWQQQPEVFVSRVNEAFGKVTGHPISEPVLKDAFSRLQPALEVNPGQLQQAAEHARQLGFISSSDLSGLVDDSLLREVMSAQAQPAQRDAGP; the protein is encoded by the coding sequence ATGCGTTTCGGGTTCCTCGTGGTGGCGCTCTCCGCCCTGTGTCTGGCGGCGGGCGGGTGCAAGAAGGAGCAGTCGGGGGAGGGCTCGGCGAAGCAGGGCGTGAAGGAGCAGAAGCCGCTGCGCATGGGCTTCTTCCCCAACATCACCCACGGCCAGGCCCTGGTGGGCAACGCCTCGGGTGCCTTCCAGCAGGCCGTCCCCGGCATCGAGATGAAGATGTTCAACGCCGGACCGGCCGCCATGGAGGCGCTCAGCTCCGGCTCGCTGGACGTCTCGTACGTGGGCACGGGGCCCGCCATCAACACCTTCCTCAAGGGTGGGCGCGAGCTGCGCGTCATCGCCGCGGCGGCCGACAGCGGCGCGGTGCTGGTGACGAAGACGGCGCGCACCCCGGCCGAGCTCAAGGGCAAGACGCTGGGCACCCCGCAGCTCGGCAACACCCAGGACATCGCGCTGCGGCACTGGCTGGGCCAGCAGGGCATGAAGGTGGGGCAGGACGTCACCGTCACCCCGCTGTCCAACCCGGACATCCTCGGCCTCTTCCTGAACGGAAGGATTGAAGGCGCCTGGGTGCCCGAGCCGTGGGGCGCGCGCATGGTGGCCGAGGGCGGCGGCCACATCCTCCTGGACGAGCGCGACCTGTGGCCGGAGCGGCGCTTCCACACCACGGTGCTCGTCACCACCCAGAAGACGCTCAAGGAGCGGCCCGAGCAACTCAAACAACTGCTGCGGGCCCACGTGGAGCTCACGCGCCAATGGCAGCAGCAGCCCGAGGTCTTCGTCTCGCGCGTCAACGAGGCCTTCGGCAAGGTGACGGGGCATCCCATCTCCGAGCCCGTGCTGAAGGACGCCTTCTCCCGGCTGCAGCCCGCGCTGGAGGTGAATCCGGGCCAGTTGCAGCAGGCCGCCGAGCACGCGCGTCAGCTCGGCTTCATCTCCAGCTCGGACCTGTCGGGCCTGGTGGATGACTCGCTGCTGCGCGAGGTGATGAGCGCCCAGGCGCAGCCCGCTCAGCGCGACGCGGGGCCCTGA
- a CDS encoding ABC transporter permease, with translation MFLAGLLAVWELLARFGPWPHHLFPGPRAVTESLVAMARDGRLWDGITRSMGRLAQGYALSVLIGVPLGLLLGRVKFLRRLLRPLVVGLQALPSICWLPLALLWFGLTETSIIFVVVMGSVLAIAIAVEDGIMHVDPLLLRVASTYGIRGARFYGGVLLPAALPGIVTGLKLGWSFAWRALMAGELLYVSGGLGQLLTMGRELMEIPQVMAVMVCIIAVGTLIDRVLFQTVELRVRRRWGLAPG, from the coding sequence CTGTTCCTCGCGGGACTCCTGGCGGTGTGGGAGCTGCTGGCCCGGTTCGGCCCCTGGCCACACCACCTGTTCCCGGGCCCGAGGGCCGTCACTGAGAGCCTCGTCGCCATGGCACGAGATGGCCGGTTGTGGGACGGCATCACGCGCTCCATGGGACGGCTCGCGCAGGGCTATGCCCTCTCGGTGCTCATCGGCGTGCCGCTGGGCCTGCTCCTGGGACGGGTGAAGTTCCTGCGGCGGCTGCTGCGCCCGCTGGTGGTGGGCCTGCAGGCGCTCCCCTCCATCTGCTGGCTGCCCCTGGCGCTGCTGTGGTTCGGCCTCACCGAGACGTCCATCATCTTCGTGGTGGTGATGGGCTCGGTGCTGGCCATCGCCATCGCGGTGGAGGACGGCATCATGCACGTGGATCCGCTGCTGCTGCGCGTGGCCTCCACGTACGGCATCCGCGGGGCGCGTTTCTACGGGGGCGTGCTGCTGCCCGCGGCGCTGCCCGGCATCGTCACCGGCCTCAAGCTGGGGTGGAGCTTCGCCTGGAGGGCCCTCATGGCCGGCGAGCTGCTCTACGTGTCCGGCGGCCTGGGCCAGTTGCTCACCATGGGCCGCGAGCTGATGGAGATTCCCCAGGTGATGGCCGTCATGGTCTGCATCATCGCCGTGGGCACCCTGATCGACCGCGTCCTCTTCCAGACGGTGGAGCTGCGCGTGCGCCGCCGCTGGGGACTGGCGCCGGGCTGA
- a CDS encoding ATP-binding cassette domain-containing protein, with amino-acid sequence MERSPPTEWQAMDAALAPEPEVSVPPRSLSLRQFILRLREANARGGAQALEEVLRQGQLHRRAVEPFALLQEGRYTRTLVYRDEDLEVLVLGWGRNARAPIHGHDGQECFLMTVAGELEVADYRLVAGGQEPGYALVERMGPRRTLLPGAMDHRNPEAELHSVRTGARSGFAISLHVYSRPIDNCLVYDSRRSSCELRKLRYDRVMRLADPTTQPAPPPKAAPRSGRLTRLWRSLFRRVREVKETVKETLVPAFVGEESAKIAVKRVEHHYANKVVALQDVNLNIRSGEFVCLLGPSGCGKSTLLYALAGQLSPTGGQVRIDGKPITGPGPDRLLMFQESALFPWLSVRQNIEFVLAARGLSRAERAERARRFIRYVQLDGFENAMPHELSGGMKMRTALARALAVDSPVLLMDEPFGSLDAQTRLHMHELLQRVWLETRKTIVFVTHDVTEALVLANRVVVMAPRPGRILRDLEVRLPMPRGPDDVALVGLARQIRSMLRESESMSAPGDGAREERGTHHEGVAPGTEAAVPRGTPGGVGAAGPVRPLATPPVPGPEGRH; translated from the coding sequence ATGGAACGCAGCCCACCGACCGAATGGCAGGCGATGGACGCTGCTCTCGCACCCGAGCCCGAGGTCTCCGTCCCTCCCCGTTCCCTGTCCCTGAGGCAGTTCATCCTGCGTCTCCGGGAAGCCAATGCCCGGGGAGGGGCCCAGGCCCTCGAGGAGGTGCTCCGGCAGGGCCAGCTGCACCGGCGCGCCGTGGAGCCCTTCGCCCTGCTGCAGGAGGGGCGCTACACCCGCACGCTGGTGTACCGGGACGAGGATCTCGAGGTGCTCGTGCTGGGCTGGGGCCGCAACGCCCGCGCCCCCATCCACGGGCACGACGGCCAGGAGTGTTTCCTGATGACCGTCGCGGGCGAGCTGGAGGTCGCCGACTACCGCCTGGTGGCGGGCGGCCAGGAGCCCGGCTACGCGCTCGTCGAGCGCATGGGCCCCCGCCGCACGCTGCTGCCCGGCGCCATGGACCACCGCAACCCCGAGGCGGAGCTGCACTCGGTGCGCACCGGCGCGCGCAGCGGCTTCGCCATCTCGTTGCATGTGTATTCCCGTCCCATCGACAACTGTCTTGTCTACGACTCCCGCCGCTCCAGTTGCGAGCTGCGCAAACTCCGTTACGACCGTGTGATGCGCCTCGCCGATCCAACCACCCAGCCCGCTCCCCCGCCGAAGGCCGCGCCCCGCTCTGGACGCCTCACCCGCCTCTGGCGCTCGCTCTTCCGGCGCGTGCGGGAGGTGAAGGAGACCGTCAAGGAGACGCTCGTCCCCGCCTTCGTCGGGGAGGAGTCGGCGAAGATCGCCGTCAAGCGGGTGGAGCACCACTACGCCAACAAGGTGGTGGCGCTCCAGGACGTCAACCTCAACATCCGCTCCGGCGAGTTCGTGTGCCTGCTGGGGCCCTCGGGCTGCGGCAAGTCCACCCTGCTGTACGCGCTGGCGGGACAGCTCTCCCCCACCGGCGGGCAGGTGCGCATCGACGGCAAGCCCATCACCGGACCGGGGCCGGACCGGCTGCTCATGTTCCAGGAGTCGGCGCTCTTCCCCTGGCTGTCGGTGCGGCAGAACATCGAGTTCGTGCTCGCCGCCCGGGGCCTGTCCAGGGCCGAGCGCGCCGAGCGCGCGCGCCGCTTCATCCGCTACGTGCAGCTGGACGGCTTCGAGAACGCCATGCCGCACGAGCTGTCGGGCGGCATGAAGATGCGCACGGCGCTCGCCCGGGCGCTGGCGGTGGACTCGCCGGTGCTGCTGATGGACGAGCCCTTCGGCTCGCTGGACGCGCAGACCCGCCTGCACATGCACGAGCTGCTGCAGCGGGTGTGGCTGGAGACGCGCAAGACGATCGTCTTCGTCACCCATGACGTGACGGAGGCGCTGGTGCTGGCCAACCGGGTGGTGGTGATGGCGCCGCGGCCCGGCCGCATCCTGAGGGACCTCGAGGTGCGGCTGCCCATGCCCCGGGGCCCCGATGACGTGGCACTGGTGGGGCTGGCGCGGCAGATCCGCTCCATGCTCCGCGAGAGCGAATCCATGAGCGCGCCCGGCGATGGCGCCCGGGAAGAACGAGGGACACACCATGAAGGCGTGGCACCTGGGACAGAAGCTGCTGTTCCTCGCGGGACTCCTGGCGGTGTGGGAGCTGCTGGCCCGGTTCGGCCCCTGGCCACACCACCTGTTCCCGGGCCCGAGGGCCGTCACTGA
- a CDS encoding serine/threonine protein kinase: protein MQQVGKYQLVRKLATGGMAEVFLAKAAGPMGFEKTLVLKRILPHLAEETAFVEMFLSEAKLAAQLTHPNIVQIFDFGESEGTYFLAMEYIDGPSLRTLIKRALANGMELPLAVCARLVAQACEGLAFAHDFADPETGEAQGLIHRDISPDNILLSKQGAVKVVDFGIAKAAGQAHKTASGVIKGKIAYMPPEQVRAESLDRRVDVYALGVVLYELLTGHKPFEAESDVGVMRAILYQSPMPAVQFRPELPDSMRRVLGRALAKDREQRYPDCHAFQSDLEEFILSVGKPVTTQQVAQLITQVASSTEPASASQPGTARGEPTHSATPVHTPPPRAHEEKTDVEAAEAPQTVRLRKPQTVKEEVTDVEAPKTVPLRQPQAVKEEVTDVEAPKTVPLRQPQAVKEEVTDVEAPKTVPLRQPQAEKDVVAVEATKTVQVRQPQAVKEEGAVAEAPKTVQLRQSPPVKEESPEDHSERPTAPDIRPLPSVRRPSMEVLSAQRKSVEPQRGGKWRVALVASVLIAGGAGVLMHRTGSFAPAPQESAPLAKQTSALATPPSTGPVAEKAPAAEPPPATSSAPSTDSPGSGEGPQENLEVASAAGPQDAGVTQEDSPSEPGTPPPQSAPLQAGEQKPKVKPTRAAKSIAKGKVEFRVRPYATVFLSGKELGDTPMDPVELPPGNYTVKLVNKSMTKTLSIRVVNGETTVIRHNFTTPE, encoded by the coding sequence ATGCAGCAAGTGGGCAAGTACCAGTTGGTTCGCAAGCTCGCCACTGGTGGCATGGCCGAGGTGTTCCTCGCCAAGGCCGCCGGCCCCATGGGCTTCGAGAAGACCCTGGTGCTCAAGCGCATCCTGCCGCACCTGGCCGAGGAGACCGCCTTCGTGGAGATGTTCCTCTCCGAGGCGAAGCTGGCCGCTCAGCTCACCCATCCGAACATCGTGCAGATCTTCGATTTCGGTGAGTCCGAGGGGACGTACTTCCTGGCCATGGAGTACATCGACGGGCCCAGCCTGCGCACGCTCATCAAGCGCGCCTTGGCCAATGGCATGGAGCTGCCGCTCGCGGTGTGTGCCCGGCTCGTCGCCCAGGCCTGCGAGGGTCTGGCCTTCGCTCATGACTTCGCCGATCCGGAGACGGGGGAGGCGCAGGGACTCATCCACCGGGACATCAGCCCGGACAACATCCTGTTGTCGAAGCAGGGGGCGGTGAAGGTGGTGGACTTCGGCATCGCCAAGGCGGCGGGCCAGGCCCACAAGACCGCGAGCGGTGTCATCAAGGGCAAGATCGCGTACATGCCGCCCGAGCAGGTCCGCGCCGAGTCCCTGGATCGACGGGTGGATGTGTACGCGCTCGGCGTCGTGCTCTACGAGCTGCTCACGGGCCACAAGCCGTTCGAGGCGGAGTCCGACGTCGGGGTGATGCGGGCCATCCTCTACCAGTCCCCGATGCCCGCGGTGCAGTTCCGGCCGGAGCTGCCCGACTCCATGCGGCGCGTGCTGGGCCGGGCGCTCGCCAAGGACCGCGAGCAGCGCTACCCGGACTGCCACGCGTTCCAGTCGGACCTGGAGGAGTTCATCCTCTCGGTGGGCAAGCCCGTGACGACGCAGCAGGTCGCCCAGCTCATCACCCAGGTCGCTTCCAGTACGGAACCGGCGTCCGCATCCCAGCCTGGCACCGCGCGCGGTGAGCCGACGCACTCGGCCACTCCCGTCCACACGCCGCCGCCTCGAGCTCACGAGGAGAAGACGGATGTGGAGGCCGCCGAGGCTCCCCAGACGGTGCGGTTGCGCAAGCCGCAGACTGTCAAGGAGGAGGTGACGGATGTCGAGGCGCCCAAGACGGTGCCGCTGCGCCAGCCTCAGGCCGTGAAGGAGGAGGTGACGGATGTCGAGGCGCCCAAGACGGTGCCGTTGCGCCAGCCTCAGGCCGTGAAGGAGGAGGTGACGGATGTCGAGGCGCCCAAGACGGTGCCGCTGCGCCAGCCTCAGGCCGAGAAGGATGTGGTGGCTGTCGAGGCGACCAAGACGGTGCAGGTGCGCCAGCCTCAGGCCGTGAAGGAGGAGGGGGCGGTAGCCGAGGCGCCCAAGACGGTGCAACTGCGCCAGTCTCCACCCGTGAAGGAGGAGTCGCCCGAGGATCACTCCGAGCGCCCGACAGCCCCGGACATCCGTCCACTGCCGTCTGTGCGGCGGCCCTCCATGGAGGTGCTCTCGGCGCAGCGGAAGTCCGTGGAGCCTCAACGGGGAGGCAAGTGGAGAGTGGCCCTCGTGGCGAGCGTGCTCATCGCGGGGGGAGCGGGAGTCTTGATGCACCGGACGGGCTCCTTCGCGCCAGCGCCCCAGGAATCGGCGCCCCTGGCAAAGCAGACCTCTGCCCTCGCGACGCCGCCTTCGACCGGGCCTGTCGCCGAGAAAGCGCCCGCGGCCGAGCCGCCTCCCGCGACATCCTCCGCGCCGTCCACGGACAGTCCTGGTTCTGGAGAGGGGCCCCAGGAGAATCTCGAAGTTGCCTCTGCCGCCGGGCCCCAGGACGCAGGGGTCACGCAGGAGGATTCCCCCTCCGAGCCGGGGACTCCACCGCCCCAGTCCGCCCCGCTCCAGGCAGGGGAGCAAAAGCCCAAGGTGAAGCCCACGCGTGCTGCCAAGTCCATCGCGAAGGGGAAGGTCGAGTTCCGTGTCCGGCCCTACGCCACCGTCTTCTTGAGTGGAAAGGAATTGGGCGACACCCCCATGGATCCCGTGGAGTTGCCGCCGGGGAACTACACCGTGAAGCTCGTCAACAAGAGCATGACGAAGACCCTGAGCATCCGGGTGGTGAACGGGGAGACCACCGTCATCAGGCACAACTTCACTACCCCGGAGTGA